The following are encoded in a window of Manduca sexta isolate Smith_Timp_Sample1 chromosome 16, JHU_Msex_v1.0, whole genome shotgun sequence genomic DNA:
- the LOC115451804 gene encoding lipase 3-like, with protein MNIITLFVAINLCYGQLSGGVLPNIKKARELADEITNHPLVTIATEASENILTTAVQTFNRIPVALARRLNVNSVLPILISDSNALGSVKSFLDDYNAGLENEDVRLDIVQIITKYRYPIQHHRVITEDEYDLSLFRIPSDGPVVFLMHGLLGSADDYVVAGPESGLAYLLANEGYDVWMGNARGNKHSRRHLRLKPSDPDFWDFSWHEIGINDLPAMIDYVLEITNKTTLKYIGHSQGTTSFFVMASEKPEYNEKISLMVALSPVAFMSNVRSPVVRFLATGTPVLHGLSTSLGLYEFLPDNSFVRILKLFMCGVGPLSEILCSNVMFLISGLGFSQLNVTNLPVFFGHSPSGASAKQFAHYGQGVLSGDFRQFDYGAAENYNRYGTVVPPRYALEKVVAPVSLFYSDEDWLAHPDDVDQLYNMLGNAVDIYKIRYKPFNHLDFLFAKDFKYLIYERLRKLLLFF; from the coding sequence ATGAACATAATCACGTTGTTTGTGGCAATCAACCTGTGTTATGGACAACTATCTGGTGGCGTCTTACCTAACATTAAAAAAGCGCGAGAGCTTGCAGATGAGATCACCAACCATCCCCTGGTAACCATCGCGACTGAAGCTTCGGAGAACATCCTCACCACCGCTGTACAAACATTCAATAGAATCCCGGTGGCGCTAGCTCGAAGGCTTAATGTGAACAGCGTTTTACCGATCCTAATCAGCGACAGTAATGCACTCGGTTCTGTTAAATCTTTTCTCGATGACTACAACGCTGGCCTGGAGAACGAAGACGTCCGATTAGATATCGTACagataattactaaatatagaTATCCGATACAACACCATCGTGTCATCACTGAAGATGAATACGATCTGAGCTTGTTCAGGATACCGAGTGACGGCCCTGTTGTGTTTCTCATGCATGGCCTGCTGGGGAGCGCTGATGACTACGTGGTTGCTGGTCCAGAAAGTGGACTAGCTTATTTGCTTGCTAATGAGGGTTACGACGTTTGGATGGGGAACGCCCGTGGGAATAAACACTCCCGGCGACATCTCCGCCTGAAGCCTTCAGATCCTGATTTTTGGGATTTCTCCTGGCATGAAATAGGCATAAATGATCTACCAGCCATGATTGATTACGTACTGGAAATTACGAACAAAACAACACTAAAGTACATCGGTCACTCGCAAGGCACTACATCGTTCTTCGTCATGGCTTCGGAAAAACCAGAATACAACGAGAAAATATCGCTGATGGTCGCGCTGTCGCCGGTGGCTTTCATGTCGAACGTAAGATCGCCAGTGGTGAGGTTTTTAGCTACTGGAACTCCTGTGCTACACGGATTATCCACATCACTGGGCTTGTACGAGTTCCTTCCAGACAATTCCTTTGTAAGAATATTGAAGTTATTCATGTGTGGCGTAGGGCCTCTTTCCGAAATCCTGTGTAGTAACGTAATGTTTCTAATTTCTGGTTTGGGATTCAGCCAGCTGAATGTAACCAATCTGCCTGTATTCTTCGGTCATTCGCCTTCTGGTGCGTCGGCGAAACAGTTCGCTCATTACGGCCAAGGAGTTTTGTCGGGCGATTTCCGACAATTCGATTACGGTGCGgcggaaaattataatagatacgGGACGGTAGTGCCTCCGAGGTATGCGCTAGAGAAGGTGGTTGCCCCAGTTTCGCTCTTTTACAGCGATGAAGATTGGCTCGCGCACCCCGACGATGTTGACCAACTTTACAATATGCTGGGTAATGCTgtggatatttataaaattcgttACAAACCGTTTAATCACCTTGATTTCCTTTTCGCaaaggattttaaatatttaatttatgagagACTTcgcaaattattgttatttttttaa